In Deltaproteobacteria bacterium, the sequence GTTCGGGGAAGATCATGAGCAGGGCGAACACGACCGCCGCGACAAGGCCGCCGACGCGAAACACGAACGCGGTGAGCGCCGCGAACCCGAGTGTCGCGAGCGCGATGGCCGCGAGTTTCATGGCGACGGTGTCCGTTGGAGCGACGAGCACGAAGGGGATGAGCGCGGTGGCGAATCCGCGGTGGCCCCACAGATGCGTGAGTTCGGGATATTCGAGACTCTTTCCCGCGACGATGTTGTGCGCGTATTCGGCGAGCTGGTATTCGGACCGGTCCACGTTGTGGAGGTGATCGACCGCACCGAGCGCCACGATCAGACGCACCGCGACGAACGCCGCCACGCCGCAAAACAGAAGCGCGCGCCGCGCGGGAATCGAAATTCCTTTGACGGGGAGATCGGTCACGACGCGATTGAACGGCTCGCGCCATGCGGCGTCAAGTCGCGCCCGGCATCGCGCCAGCCGACTTGCCCGCGCGGGCCGACATCGCGCAAGCCGACTTGCCCGCGCGGGCGCGTTTTCCTATAGTCCGTGCGCCTTCGCGACCGCCGGAGATTTTCCGGGCAGCCCGGCGCCGGGGAAATTCACGATGACGATGCACGAACTTCATCTTGGCAACGGTCAGACCATCCCCGGCGCGATCTTCGACGACCCCCGCGAGTTCGGACGATTCACGGCGGAACGCATCCGCGACCTGATCGCGGGAGCGGACCGCGACGTCGCCATCTGCTTCGCGACCGGCGCGACCCCCCTGCCCGTGTATGAGCATCTCGTGGAGATGCACGCGGCCGGCGACGTGTCGTTCGATCGCGTCAACGCGTTTTTGCTCGACGAATATCTTGGCCTGCCCGAGGGTCACGAGCAAAGCTTCGCCACATTCATGCGCCGTCACCTGTTCGACGCGGTGGCGCTGCCGGCCGCGCGATTCCACGCGCCCAACGGACGCGGCTACAACCCGGTGGAAGAGAGTCGCCGCTATCGCGAGGCGCTCGAAGCCGCGGACGGGCTCGACCTGACGCTGCTGGGGATCGGCCCGAACGGTCACATCGCGTTCAACGAACCCGGCTCGCGCGCCGATGAACACGTGCGCCTCGTGGCGCTGGCGCCGAAAACACGCGAGGCCAACGCACGGTTTTTCGGCAGCCTCGACCAGGTGCCGAAGCACGCGATCACCATCGGCATCGCCGATATTCTCGCGTCGCGGCGACTCATCCTGATGGCGACCGGGGCGGGAAAGGCCGAAATTCTCGAGCGGGCGCTGCGAGGGCCGATCACGCCCGACGTGCCCGCGTCATTCCTTCAGACGCACCCCGGCGAACTGACGTTGGTCGCCGACCGCGCCGCCGCCTCTCGACTGATCGACTGACGAACTTCAGCCCCGCTCAGACGCTGGTGTCGTCATCATCGTCATCATCGTCGTCGTCCGCGTCGTCGTCCGTCGCGTCGTCATCGGTCGTGTCATCATCGGTCGTGTCGTCGTCCGCGACGTCATCATCGGCGGCATCGTCATCCGTCGCATCATCATCCGTCGCATCGTCGTCGGACGTGTCGTCGTCGCCCGTCGGCGTCGGCCATACCTGCACGCCGTAGAGCGCCAGCCCCTCCGCCTCGGAGTCCTCGGGCGGCGGCACGAGAATCCACCCGGCGGGATCGCGCAGCAGGAAAAGCGGAACATCCTGTTTGTCGGAATACCCGACGGCCCAGCCGGTCTGCGCGTCGATGAACGACAGGTCATTCACGCGCCACTCGTCGCCCTTCTCACCGGGGAGGTTCACCTCGCTCCACGCGCCGCCCGTGTTCGCATACATCGCGGACCACGCACACAGGCCGAGCGCGTAGACGGTCTGATCGATGGTGACGAAGCGCGTGACGTCAAGCAGGGGGCACGTCGCGGTCGGCAACACCTGGGAGTTGAGCACGCCGGGCTCGGGCATGTCCCACACACCGCCGAAGTTGTTGATGCCGTCGTTCAGGTGTCCGCCGATCCACACCGCGCCGGCGGGCGATATGCCGAGCGAGGAGAAGGTGAGCCAGTTGATGGGATCGAACTGATAGACCGGATCGGTCGTGACGGTGACGCCGTCGATGAAAAACGTGCGCAGAAAGAACGACTGCCCCACGCGCAGGAGAAACGACACCGAACCGTCCGGGCGCGTCGCGACGTCCATCGCCATGCCGCCGTCGGGGAACTCGGCATCGAGATCGTAATCGATCCACACGCCGTCGAGACCGCGCACGAAGATGTGCCCGCCGTGGTCCTCGAATCGGTTGGCGAGCGCCCACACGCGGCCGTCCGCACCGATCGTGATCCGCTCGATGGGCACATTCGTCTGAATCAGCGGTGCGTCGGGAATCCACTCGCCGTCCACGACGTGATAGACCGAGCCGACACCCGAGATCCAGCCATCAGAGGGGTTCGCGAAATCGACCGAACGGAAGGGCCGACCGGCGGTCGGCACCGCGGCGTCATCCACCTCTTCCCACAGGCCGCCCTCGTACACGTAAACCCGGTCGCCGACGGCGATGCCTTCCATCACCTTCGTATAGGTCGAGGGCTCGGGGGTGGGCTGCTCGTCGTCGGTGAGATCCTCTTCCTTTTTGTCCTCGACGGCGCAGGCACCCACCAGGGTCCCGCCAAGGACCGTCCAGCCCGCATAAGCGAGCGCGACCAAAATCCAGATTCCCAGCCGTTTCATCATCGGTCTCCCTCGGTTGCCCCGCGCGTTTCGGTTTATACACCCGGGCCCGGGCCGGGTAAAGCGCAAACGGATCGGGAACAAACGAAACCTATTTGTTTTCAACACCTTCCGATGGGAAACCTCAGACCGTTTGACGGGTGCCGAGAGGCCGTTTGCCGTTGACTTCGCGGGGTCCATCGTCTAAGTTCCGCCCGAACTTGCATAAGGGTGAGTGACGGTTCGCCATGAATTCCGATTTTCTCTCGTTCATTCTCTCCCAGACCCCGGCCGCACCCAAGGCGTTCAACGTCCTCGAGGTCATCGGGAGCGCGGGCCTCGTGGTCAAGGGCATCATGGCCCTCCTGATGGTGTTTTCGGTCACGTCCTGGGCGATTATCTTCCTCAAGGGACTGACGTTGCGAAAAGCCCGCCGCGAGGGCGAGATTTTTCTCAAAATGTTCTGGGAATCCCGGCAGTTGGATGAAATCTACCGCGGCGCGCGCGACCTGACGGCGACCCCGCTGGCCGAGCTGTACAAGGCCGGTTACCGCGAGCTCGAGAAGTTCCGCGAGGGCGACAACCCGCGCGGGGTCACGATGCAGGCGAAGCCCGACGCAGCAAACCGGGCGATTTCGAACAAGGACTCGGCCCGCGACAACATCGCCCGGGCCCTGCGTCGCACCATGACGGCCGAGATCACCCGGCTCGAGCGCGCGGTGCCGTTTCTGGCCACCTGCGGAAGCTCCTCGCCCTTCATCGGCCTGTTCGGCACGGTTTGGGGCATCATGATCAGCTTCCACGACATCGGCCAGCAGGGCTCGGCGAGTCTCGCGGTCGTCGCGCCGGGCATCTCCGAGGCGCTGGTCGCCACCGCCATCGGCCTTTTCGCGGCCATCCCGGCCGTCATGTTCTACAACCACTACAACAACAAGATCCGCATCATCGAGTCCGACATGGAGACCTTCGGAGCGGACTTTCTGAACATCGTGGAACGCCATATTCTCTAGGTTCAGGAACTGAATCGGGATTGGGGAGTCTGAAAGCCCATGGGCATGTCGCTGGGCGGCGGGTCGGGACGCCGAGCAATGATGAGCGAGATCAACGTCACGCCGATGGTCGACGTGATGCTGGTGCTGCTCGTCATTTTCATGGTCACCGCGCCGCTGCTGCACGAGGGTATCAACGTCGCCCTGCCCAAAGCCGACGGCCAGAAGATCGAGTCGCCCGAGGAAGACTTCAAGCTCACGATCCGCAAGGACGGCAAGGTTTTTCTGGGCAAGGAAGAGGTGCCCTTCGACCAGCTCAAGGGCCGCCTGACCGACATCTACAAGACCAAGGCCGAAAAGCGCGTCTTCGTCGAGGCCGACGAGGGCGTGAATTACGGGCGCGTTGTCGAGGTGATCGCCGAGGCCAAGGCCGCCGGCGCCGAGCAGCTCGGCCTCAAGACGCTGCCCAAATCCTTGAAGTGAGGACACCGCCGTGCCGCGCTACGGGAACATGACCTCGTACGCGGACCCCTTCGCAAGGCAGTTCGGGGTCCTGTGGGGCGTTTCGGTCGTCGCTCACGTAGTGCTCCTCGCCTTCTTCGCCCTCGTTTCCGCCGCCGCCAAGCCGAACACCGGCCCGAAGGAAACCCCCGTTCTGATGTTCGACATGGCCGACCTCGCCGACCTGCCGAAAGGTCCCGGCGTCGGGCCGCTCGCTCCCACTGAGTCGGTCAAGGCCGCCCTCAACCCCTTCGAGGGAAAACCCAAACAGACCACCGACAGGCTCTCGCCCGCGGACATGCCCGAGAACGTCAAGCCGACGAAGAAGGTCAACTCCAAGTATCGTTCGCACAAGACCAAGGAAGCCGTCGTGCGCGACACGATGGCCAAGAGCGCCATCGAGCGGCTCAAGCAGTCCAAGCAGGAAGTCGGCGGCGGCGGCGAGGGCAAGGGCGACGGAGGTTCCGTCGAGAAGATCTACGTGGCCCGCGTGCGCCAGAAGATCAAATCGCGCTGGAAGCTTCCCGCCGGTCTGTCCGCCGAGGACCGCGACCGCACCGCGACCGTGGTGGTGCGTATCGATGGCTCGGGAAACCTGCTCGGATTCTCGCTGTCGAAATCCACCGGCGTGGCCGCGCTCGACGCCACGATCAAGAGCGCGGTGCAGGGCGCGGCGCCGTTTTCGGCCCCGCCCAACGAGGCCGCGGAGCGCGTCGCGCAGGGAATCGGCTTTACATTCAAGGCGAAAGAAGCAGAATAACGCGCCGTTTTTGGACCTTTCGAAAAGAGATCCGCATGCGCATCCGCATTTTGATTTTGACCGTCATCGCCGTCGCCCTCGCGGGGGGCGTCACGGTTTTCGCGCAGGGCGAAGCCCCGTCCGGCGGCGAGTCGCCCGGCATCATCACCGGCGGCGTCATCACGCCCGAGATCGGCGCGGCCCCGCAGATCCACAAAATCCCCATCGCCGTGCCGGTTTTTCGCGACGAGAGCGAAACCGATGGCGGCGATACCGCGCGCAAGCTCGCCGAGGTGCTCTCCGACGACATGGAGATGTCGGGCGAGTTCGAGGTGATCGACCGCGCACGCTACCTCGAGGACCCGCGCACCGCGGGCGTGAAGGCGGGCGAGTTCGAGTTCGCCAACTGGAGCTTGATCGGCGCGGAATACCTCATCAAGAGCTCGTTCGCGAAAAACGGCGACCAGATCACGATGTCGCTGCGTCTGTTCAACGTGCTCACGCAACAGATGCGTGTCGGCAAGGAATACAACGGATCGTTCGAGGAACGATTCAACATGGTCCACATGTTCTCGCGCGAGGTGTTCCTGGAGCTGTTCGGCGATCCGGGCTTTTTCGGGTCGCAGATCGCATTCGCCTCCGGCACCAAGGACGTGCGCGAGATCTACGTGATGGACGCCGACGGCCGCAACCGCCGGCGGCTGACGAACCTCGGCCTGCTGGCCATGAGCCCCAAATGGTCGCCCAACGGCAAGGAAATCTTATTCGCGGCGCAGGGTTCCACGATCCAGCCGACGGTCTTCACCGTCGAGGTCAAGACGGGCAAGACGAAAAAGGTCTTCACGGCGAATAGCGGCGTCGCGCTCACCCCCGACTGGATGCCCGGCGGCGAGAGCTTCGCCGTGGCCCTGTCGCACGACGCGAACACCGAGATCTACGAGGTCGATCTGAAGGGCAACATCAAGCGCAACATGACGAAGCACTGGGCGATCGAACTCGCCCCGGCCTTCGGTCCGAACTCCTCGCAGATGCTTTTCATCTCCGATCGGTCGGGCGCGCCGCAGGTCTACAAAATCGACATCGCCGGTGGCGATCCCTCGCGCATCAGTTTCTTCGGGTCGTACAACCAGTCGCCGACATGGGCGAAGCGCGGCGGCAAGATCGCCTATTCAGCGCGCGAATACGGCCACTACACGATTTATCTGATCGACGAAAACGGCGGCGAGCCCTATGCGCTGACCGCCGACATGCAGCCGAGCTGCGAGTACGCGAGCTTCTCGCCCGACGGGCGGATCCTCGTGTTTTCGTGCGAAACGTCCAAGGGGCGCGCGATGTGGATGCGTACCACCAACGACGCCTACACACGGCGTCTGACACAGGGAACCTCGTTCGACACCGGCCCCTCCTGGGGTCCGCTGCCGACGGAATGAGGGGGGAAACCATGAAACGAATCTTCGCGGTTTGTGTCGCCTTCGTCGCGTTCGCCTCGG encodes:
- a CDS encoding glucosamine-6-phosphate deaminase, yielding MTMHELHLGNGQTIPGAIFDDPREFGRFTAERIRDLIAGADRDVAICFATGATPLPVYEHLVEMHAAGDVSFDRVNAFLLDEYLGLPEGHEQSFATFMRRHLFDAVALPAARFHAPNGRGYNPVEESRRYREALEAADGLDLTLLGIGPNGHIAFNEPGSRADEHVRLVALAPKTREANARFFGSLDQVPKHAITIGIADILASRRLILMATGAGKAEILERALRGPITPDVPASFLQTHPGELTLVADRAAASRLID
- the tolQ gene encoding protein TolQ → MNSDFLSFILSQTPAAPKAFNVLEVIGSAGLVVKGIMALLMVFSVTSWAIIFLKGLTLRKARREGEIFLKMFWESRQLDEIYRGARDLTATPLAELYKAGYRELEKFREGDNPRGVTMQAKPDAANRAISNKDSARDNIARALRRTMTAEITRLERAVPFLATCGSSSPFIGLFGTVWGIMISFHDIGQQGSASLAVVAPGISEALVATAIGLFAAIPAVMFYNHYNNKIRIIESDMETFGADFLNIVERHIL
- a CDS encoding biopolymer transporter ExbD; its protein translation is MSLGGGSGRRAMMSEINVTPMVDVMLVLLVIFMVTAPLLHEGINVALPKADGQKIESPEEDFKLTIRKDGKVFLGKEEVPFDQLKGRLTDIYKTKAEKRVFVEADEGVNYGRVVEVIAEAKAAGAEQLGLKTLPKSLK
- a CDS encoding TonB family protein codes for the protein MPRYGNMTSYADPFARQFGVLWGVSVVAHVVLLAFFALVSAAAKPNTGPKETPVLMFDMADLADLPKGPGVGPLAPTESVKAALNPFEGKPKQTTDRLSPADMPENVKPTKKVNSKYRSHKTKEAVVRDTMAKSAIERLKQSKQEVGGGGEGKGDGGSVEKIYVARVRQKIKSRWKLPAGLSAEDRDRTATVVVRIDGSGNLLGFSLSKSTGVAALDATIKSAVQGAAPFSAPPNEAAERVAQGIGFTFKAKEAE
- a CDS encoding PD40 domain-containing protein, with product MRIRILILTVIAVALAGGVTVFAQGEAPSGGESPGIITGGVITPEIGAAPQIHKIPIAVPVFRDESETDGGDTARKLAEVLSDDMEMSGEFEVIDRARYLEDPRTAGVKAGEFEFANWSLIGAEYLIKSSFAKNGDQITMSLRLFNVLTQQMRVGKEYNGSFEERFNMVHMFSREVFLELFGDPGFFGSQIAFASGTKDVREIYVMDADGRNRRRLTNLGLLAMSPKWSPNGKEILFAAQGSTIQPTVFTVEVKTGKTKKVFTANSGVALTPDWMPGGESFAVALSHDANTEIYEVDLKGNIKRNMTKHWAIELAPAFGPNSSQMLFISDRSGAPQVYKIDIAGGDPSRISFFGSYNQSPTWAKRGGKIAYSAREYGHYTIYLIDENGGEPYALTADMQPSCEYASFSPDGRILVFSCETSKGRAMWMRTTNDAYTRRLTQGTSFDTGPSWGPLPTE